The DNA window atatagagagagaggttgtTTATGGTCCCTCTACTTGGTGTCCAACATGATCACACTATTTTTTTGCTAAAGTCccaacagtttgtttttctgtgccCTCTTACTGGTTTGAAGTGGACGGGTTtaattgggggggggggaaataagATGTTACATACTTGTATTCACTAGTCATTATCAAACCACACTCGCACAGTCCTGAAGTTGActatacaatttaaaaatgctTATTTAGTCTGCAGATTTTCTGGCTTTGGGAAATGTCCATTTCTTTTAAGAATGTTTTACATTAACATGTTATACTTTTAATACCAGACTCATTAAAAAATCCATCAGCCTACTCAGCGGCGTTATCtctcttgaagaaaactttggtTTTCTCTCATACCTCCACGGTGAAATAACAATGACAAAACAGAGAGAAGTCTTTATGAACAAAGTAAATAGAGGTCGggttaacaacagcaaaacaataTCAAAACGTCCCGTCTCCCAGTCTCATTTTTCCAGTCGTaggctcactacttcccaaacacatacaTCTTCTCTAAAACCTGACTATTAAAAACACTACGCTACTTGTCCAAAGTGTTTTGAGTAGTACGATTTTAGCGTAGATGCATGCGTTTGGAAAATTGTGAACATacaactggataaatgagactagGATTGTATAAGCTTGTATTTTGTATACAAGCTTATGCTGgaaaataaatacttaatagtataaatgtttttttcttaaaaaaaaaaaaaaattaaaataaaaagtgtggTCTTGCAGGagtttggtcataaaccaaagtgaaATTCTGACATGATGATGGCGTGCTGCATCAGCTATATCCATTCTAGATCACATGCTTTACCtcagggcgccaccttctgggggttGTGGTCACCTTctaaaaaaatagtaataaaataataagttttAAAATTCCCAGTGGGCGCctttcatcattttctgcattgagctaacaaatgaaaaaaataaagataaacacttttcacccctgtgaGTCTCTTTCATCTCCCTGgctgcacttatttgttaataaaattataagttgtagtgaaactgaccaAACACTTTAAAGCCAACAATATCaaggaccaattgtttatttatattataataaatactgtGATTTATGAAGATAAATCtaaatttttgtcttaaaaccattgtgacgtctgatgtgtgtgttgggctagagccggccctgcttTACCTCTGTTCTTCCAGTGATTCTTCTTCTGGTTTTTCTGCATTTGTCCCTTCACGCAGAATCCATCTGCTTGGCCATTGTTTCCTTTCTtcacatctataagataagtaACCGTTAAAGCATTGCACACATTTTTCCTTAGGAGGCAACAGGACACAGCACATGTTCAGCATTGTAGAATCAGGAGGATGATCACCTGAATATTTAAAAACTGTCTTCTGACTGGTCCCGTGCCGATCTTCTCATTACATGAAGCACACTGCTGGAGTTCAATACACTGGATGCCGCAGTCCACTAAATGTCCCTTTGACGGAGACACTTCGGCCATCTTCTGGTCAGCCATCGGGACACACAGTTGCTCGTTTCTCAGTTGACCAACTTCTTCGTTCCCGCATGCTCTATCCTCCATTTCCACTCGGTTTTGGCCTGCAGTTGAGGTCGTCAAACCTGCCGCCGAGTTCAAGAGGGGAGTTTCTTCCTGCTCGGGAGAGCAGGCGCTTTTCTCCTGCTGCTCATTTACAATGAGAGATTCCTGGTTTGGGCTTCGATTAGCCTCTGGTTCAAAAGAACTATTTTTGTCGTCATCCTCTTCAGTGGGGGTAGATAAAACTATCTGACTCTGTGGCAGGCGAGTCGGGGAAGCTAAGGGATCTTTTTCTGAAGGAGCCGTGCTCTGGACTTGCTTTGGTCGGATCTCAGAGGCATCAATGTCACTTTCAATTTCTGGCTTCTTTGGTAGACTTTGCTTCTCAGGGGGGGTATTGTAAATGAGCCAGCTGTCCGACATCAGAACAGAGTCAGAAAAGGAACACCTGCGACGCGTCCGTCTCCTCTCTTTACTTGCTTTGACAATTAGGGTCAACGGTGTACCATTTTCAACATCCTCCGTCATCTCGACTATGACTTCTGGCTCAAACGTGCTGTTGTGCAACAGCCACTCCTTAGTGGGGATACAGGGGGCCAGAGACTCCACCGACCAAACAGACTCATTCATTTTTCTCTTCATCTGAAAGCTATTAAAAGACTTTTGATAGGGAGTGATGTCTGTCGTGTCTTCATGTGGATTTGTCTCATTGCCATTTTCTTGCTCATTGTCAGGGAGCTTATGGGATGTGTTTAGTGAATGTAGCAGTTCATCTCTGTAGGGTATGCCGACCAATCCCACaggctcattttctcttctAGAGTTGGCCTTTTGCTCTTCGTGAGCTTCTCTTAGTTTGGGGATCTTGGAATGGGTTGCGCTGTCCGTAGAGCTCAAGTTACTCTCGGCGTCATTAGCATCAGCACAGTCAGCCATTGGACCATTCTTGCTCTCAGTTGGACTCTGGTTAACGGACTTATCATGCTTTACTTCGGTTCTGTAAGACGGAAGCTGGTGGTCATTCTGAGCCAGCTTCTCGGCCATTTGCAGCATCGCTGCCTGCGGCGTGCTACCTCCCCAACTCATCAGAATGTCAGGAACAGAGATGCGTCTCTCTTTGACAACCTCCTCCTCTTGTTGAGAAGAGGTACACACAGGGACCATACTACCTGAAGAACCCACCGACCACATGTTGCAGTGACCGTTTCTGCAAGGGGGGACGTTCTCCTGACCGACACTGTCTTTACGGCTCTTCTGCTTCTCTAGCGTTCCTCTGATACAGGACTGGACGGTCTTCGTCTTAGTAGGATGTAGGGCGTTAAAGCCATGTTTGACTGTGCCAGTCCTTTTAACCTGGGTGTCGTTTGCATTACTGCTGGGTAAGGTGTAGTTCTCAACCTCGGCAGAGCTTCGCTTTTGGGAGCTGGAACTCGAAGACGAGGGAGATCCACGCCCAGAATCTGAGCGGACGAGGGGGCTTTCTTCATCGTAGCTCCCATGGCCTCTCCGCGTGGGTTCTGTTTGGACCTCACAGTTCACAGTTTCTCTAATGGGGCCAGTATGAGGCAGACGGACTCTGTGGGCCTGGTTTGGGTTCTGGTAGGGTGCACTGGGAGCGTGGACCTGGGGGTGGAGCAAGCGTCTGTAGTCCACTGGTTGAACGTGAGGGTGGGGCATAATGTAGGCTGGAGCCTCCATATAAGGCAGAGGAGGGGGGAATTGGGGCATCACCATACCATAGCCTGagaggtagaaaaaaaaaggtactgGTCATATAAACTGATGTCCAATGATGAGATGTTGGTTCAAATCCAACAAGTACAGCCTTACAATATTATACCAGAATTTATATAACTTTTGTAGAAGaagtttacaaataaaaaagtttCATACATTACATGTCAGgactatagagtgctccagagatgacgtatttttgtaggccaaccaagaAGTTAGCATCGGGATTGTGCTAGATAGTCTCCACTAACGAACACCATTTTAGGATTTTTGAAgtatgaatgcaatcgccagaagtaaaaagctaacgttatgctataaatgaactacaccacagtcgcatgagcgtgagtaaacacaacgaggctgtaaaggcggataAGTCTCAgcagagttcctgtttcattgtgCCTAGCCGCGTCAATTGCGTGAGAAGGTtccgagggcccgttcatcgctgcttgcagctttaattatttatgtattttatgtcgtagaacaaagcCTTAAAATCTCTTctgcttgtgttaaccacagaccttatttcaggcatctaactaaaaacccattaaaaaatcccattgacttcCTGACAAGGGACAGGAAGTGCTAGAATGCTAACTCATTAcaaggttttaggactcattcctgtagcactccaTTGCATTGGGATACAAAAGTTTGGTACAGGTGTTCATGTTATTGTGGCCACCACTTTATCAAACAAACTGCACCCAGTAGTAAAAGTAATTTCAGCTTTCACCGTTTATATATTGTAATAGAAAAAAGGGAATCAATGGCATGTCTAAAACCTGAAAATATCACCACCAAAgtttgaaaaaggaaaaaaaacacaaaactcacCCATGCCTGGGAAGCCTGCAAAGGGGTTATAGGAGAAGGGCATGGGCCACTGGTAGTGGAGGAAagggggtggaggtggagcaggGACGTAGAGGAAGGGCCGACCGTAGACGTGGTGTGGGGGATGGGATGAAGGTCCCGGGTCTTGGTTTGTGCCGTGCAGTCTCGGATCCTGCTGCTGAGAGGTCGGTCCGCTGCAGTTAGCGCGAGTGTGTAGGTTCCCTCCATTTGGTCCTGGATGAGCTGGTGGAGGTCTGTTCACGGCTGCCGTTGCTGCCATATTCGACCTACAGGAGGTAGAGGGAGAAGGAATGTTAAGACAGCTGTGCATCCACATTAGTACTTTCCCAAAACAGCTGGCCACGGTAGATTTTAGCgaacattactcaaacaggaggaaacagtgCTTTTTTTGGGACTATTTGGATTAAATTCACATTACTGGTAATAACATTAAATAGGCCTATATTATAAGCATCCACAACTCAAGAGGAAAAATAGAAGAAGAACTACGGCAGTTAAGATAAGACATTAGCAGCTAACCTGTGTTTAACTGCACAcaccttttcacagcagacatatCACGGCAGGAAAGAAGGGAcataaagctgcagtcggtaactttgagtaaatatgataaaaaggtTATcttcataaaacggtcactatatcctgaccaGTGTTTGaagtttaaaataataagtggcagtactctcttattcacatgttgccgttgtgtgtatcggccggtatcagaaatcttttgtgactttttcctatttattcattatttctttaatataTTGTGTCAGTCAATATTAGTTGTGACTTGGGCTACGCATCtcctatagtaggcctataatactcccaATAATATTCTAACGGGAACATTaaagggttaaggtggtgtgtttgtacgtAGTGTTAAaacttaaagtgctttcctgtgttatgaGGCATCACTAATATATTACAGGATGTCTAGaggctggaatcaacagcagccagtCACACAGGCAGGTAtacatgcagagctgaggtgtttTAGCTCTTCATTCAGGTcttaggagcagtgtcccagtcaggatgctcctacatattatacagagacacagtCTGAATTTATACACTGAATAAACTAGGAGATATtttaaggtttttgacttaagactatgcaattttacatatttttggacccttattattattattattattattactactactagttaaatgatcgtatttacacatttatcacagcctttgtctgaacatttaattcttttGCAGGCctctgaaaaaaatagtttttaaatgtgaaataagacaacccagacagttttttgtgggctgtctagatcagaaaacgtgattccACAAGCCATTCGGATCTGGCTCCCCTTCCCATGTCACATGCagcctcattagaatataccgcccacagcttgagaactacctttgtaaaggtgccCCATAATTTTATCTTCAGCCAATCAgggcagactgggctttttcaggagaaagctcttaaagagacaggcgttaaaacggagtgtttcagacagagggtgaatacagggatATTGAGACAGAccggatgagaaaaataatgtgttttttgaacattaaagcatgtatacatgttttagtagaatcccgaaatacaaatatgaaactggaaatgagcatgatatgtctcctttaaatgaCATTCATGacaaagaaacattttaatttcagcTGGTTTTGCTGACAGAAGCAACTGAAATGTTCACACACCACGACATGATAGAGTTTAATCATTCATGCACATAGTGATTATTAGTGGTTCCGTCTGATCCTCTTATGtccttttccttttattttgttaataattCCAAGTTTCAAACTGTGCATTATGTACTTTAAAGTGGATAAGTGAAccaaaatacaaatttaaatagCTTGAAGCTCTAAAGTGAGGAATAACagcaaatcaattaaaataaaatccatTATGAGGAATGACAGTAAAACATGAGACAAGGTTCTACAATAATCCTGAACTGAATTATTTACTGCCACCACACAGAAATCATGCTTCCAAATCTTTCACATGCATTTTGTGATAAAAATGTTGAGTCACTTTACCTGGTTGAGAACGTggacatgaaaaacacagagcaacacacacagtgattaAAGGTGAGCAGCAGACACACCTGAGTTTAAGTAGCTGCTGATCAGTCAAGTGTGTGTGCCATCAGCTCATCTGGAGTTCTGAAGCAGCACTGAGGTCACCAGAACACTAGATGGAGCCAAACTCCAGTCAGACAATGAAGGGCTCAGCTGGCTGCTCTGAAAACTGCTCTCAATCTTCCATCAGATATACTTTGTCTGGTTTATATTTTGCACAGTTTTTCAACGCCATAGCTCTTCCACCTATTCAGTGAACCTTcctgtatggaggacggaacctaccaaaataaaaaaaatgaatcaataaataattaaatgactcgataaatatataaatatattattattaattcccgtatttatttactcttctgtttattttttttaattttcccttttatttattgatgtattgatcttataaattaatttaatcatttttgcatttattatttattttttgcagttCTTTTTTATTTGCCCCAGAACGTTTGCTTTATTAGTTGTGTTGTCCAGACTAGATACTGTACACTTAGACAATTCAGAAAAACCCAGAGCTATCTTCACCTTGCCCTTCAGGGCCTCCATACAAAAGGGCAAATCTCTCTTTTTGTGAGTGGAGCTTTAGAAGTCTTGTGATATCtagtatgtttgtgtttgctgtATTATGTAAGTGCCAATGTTGGCACTGTAAACATATTCAGCAGGGAAAAGACTGTACCTTCAGTTTGACCTTAGTTAGTGTGTGGAAGTGGGAGTAAGACAGAAGGTCATCATTTggaatctttatttatttatttatttttttgcttcaaGGACTGACATTAACATTGCACTGCCCACTACTTGATCCTGCTCATTCTGGGACTGATTTGAGGGCAATTATAACGAAAAACTTTCCTCTTGAACACAACAACAGAGTAGCGGAAGATGGGGGTAGGCGCCACCTTATCAGCATTTGAaacctctccttctcttttagAGGATTACAGCTTTAGACAGAATCTGTAATGAACAGCAAATATCGTATAAACAAAAAGCCACGTTCATCAGAGAAATACTTCTTTCCTTGAGATCTTTTCATGACCTCCTTTCcattgaggtcaaggaaaagtatggaggacagaacctgccaaaatcaaaaataaatgaatgaataaaaaaatgactcaataaataaatacataaataaatatatcattaaatgtagcaatttcttttatttcttttatatttatttttcaatgtaTGACCCCATGAaacacgttgagtgacagccctctcatttgcataatgaggtagAAATTCAtagagaaatgtaaaaagaaatgtgtaaagaaatgtataaagaaaagaatacagaaataaataagtttggggaaataaataaggattGAAAAGCAAAGGCaaaattgtgcagaaatgaataataaatacatgcacgaatacataaatagatacatacatttataaatacgtatgagaaaatacaaaataaatgaacaaataaatgaacaaataaaaaataaaagcaaaaataaataaataatacatgcaaaaatgaaaacattaattttttaaatgtataaaaataaagatatatataaatgaaagggaaaattaaacagaagagtaaatatataagggaattaatacaacgataaatacataaaaaagcaaatttaaacagaaatgtaaatttatgtcacattttatcttattattatttttattattactttgttatatttaatgacatattcatttatttatcgagtcatttttgtattgatttttaattttggcaggttccgtcctacATAGAGAAGTGGTTAGAAGAGGACTTGAATCCTCTCCGGCACGAGGCTAGTTGCTGTATAGATACACAAAACCAAGGTTACATTACAGATGTTCCTACCTATCACATCTGTGCCTACACTTAACGCCCAGCACAGTGGCTTTTCTTTCACAAAGTAAAACTATTTTCTGGAGTGTATTATTGCATTTATACCATAGCCATTTACCAcaagagaaagtttgtgattaAGCCATTCAAAAGTTTAACCCCTGGTTAGGTTCGTCTTGTGGTATGAACCATATTGTTGCTACGGTTACCTGGGGTTAAATATCCCTTGCTCACTGTTTCAAACTGTGCTGTTGACTGGAAGTGTAAGTAGATAGTAAAACCCACAGCAATGAGTGGCATTATAAGTGTAAAGCAATGTTTATCACAGGATGATTTCATACACATTTCTTACAGTTCTCATTTGATGCATCTGCCTCAGAGCAGGTCTAAGCAGCCATGGTACGCTGATAAAAAGACATGACAAGGTTAGAAAGGACAGCGTGATGCATAATGGATCAAGTTCAACCCATCCGGCCTCTTTGGAAAATCATTTATGAATGTGCATTCATATTCCATACATTAAAAATTGAGATCCATGgccaaatctgattggcttgttgaatcagaTGTTTTCTGTTCTAGGCAGCACACAAAAGAACTACCACCCCATGTCCCCCACTATAGTTAACTTTGGTGCATATTCGTGCATACCCAGAAAATACCATATAGCACAGTTTTGCACTGATTCACACACAGAGATATTTCTAAGGCCATGAACCCTAGCAGAATAATCAAGGTGTGGTCCCGTCATAAAGAGCGGTTCTGTTTCCAGATAGGCCCGCCGCTCAGGTCAGCCTGCAAACTGTTCCaaggaaaagctgttttttaCACCCCCTCTTTTCTATATTTCATGATATGAACATGCAGTTGTCATGGTTACTGTTGTCACTCAGCCATGGAGAGAGTGGCATTGTACGTTACTCTGGGATGGGGGGAGGGGTGTCAGTAGTGCCAGAGAGAGGAAGTTGGTGAGGGAATCCTTTCATTACATAATATTTGGAGTTAACACAGAGGATTAGtcatgcatctctctctctctcaaagcagAACAGAATCTGTGGAGCAGCAGATTAACGAGAATCATGTTTACAATCACAACACAAACCCTCATGTTCATAAATCCCATCTtcagtttctctctcctctctctgtctgccgtggtctctctctctctaaaacacTGGCCTAGTATGTGAAGCAGAGAGCCCATTCACATTCATCAAAGCCCCTTTCATATCCTGACAGCaacgctacacacacacacacacacacacacacacacacacacagacacacacacagtaaacgTCTCCAGTTTGCCTTTGAAGTGGACATGGCATTGTTAGCCATTTTTTGTAGCTCTGTGGTGCTGCTGCCAATTCTGGCTCATCTGTCCTCTCATTAATATCCCCTCCAGATTCATCAGACAGGAGGGGACAAGGACAAGGACAGAGTGGAGACAGGATGGACCATTAAAGGGGACACGTCacgctcatttccaggttcatacttgtgttttgggtttctatctttatgtgctttaatgttcaaaaaacacataatttttctcatagtgtctgtctgaatatccctgtattcaccctctgtctgaaatgctccgttttagcgcctgtctctttaagaacccctcctgaaaaagcccagtctgctctgattggcttgagataaaaaatatggtgcacctttgcaaaggtagttcagATTAGGGATCCGCCGATCCGATACTGAGTATCGGTCTCGGTTCGATGCTGGCCAAAATCACTGTCTAGACGGTATGTTCTAATGAGCCTGAATGTGAcacaggaaggggagccaaatgtTATTGGCTTGTCGAAtcaaatgttttctgatctgaacagcccacaaaaaaactgtctgggttgtcttatttcacagtctgtgggttggtaggaactccagatacccaaatgtatgagcacaaggactgaaaaagtgagtttgtcATGGTATGTCTACCAGGACTAGGtgaaatttggatttggagGCCACTCTAAGGTTAGGGTCCAACCCCcctgaaccctaaccctagttttaagacaaaaattcagatttttcttcacaataactgtatttattataatataaataaacaattgttccctgatattgttggcttaaaagtggtGGCACCCTAGGCGACCGATGATTTGTCCCCTATCTCtcgcccttttggtgccctatagGAAAAATTGGGATTTGGAGGCCCTCGCCCGCTGCCACTCTAGGGTTAGGGTCCAACCCCCCTGAACCTTAACCctagttttaagacaaaaattcagatttttattaaaaatcataaataactgtatatattaaaatataaataaacagtcggtccctgatattgttggcttattggcatttagtcagtttcactacaacgaGAGTTATGGGGGTGAaaatatctttctttctttctttatctgtCATTGGTTACCTCAGTgtagaaaatgaggaagggtgcccactgacatttaaaaaaaaaatgatatatatatttttttagagggcgaccagtgCCCCGCAGAAGGTGGCGTCCTAGGCAACCGCCTATATGGCATATGCCTTAACAGGACCAAAACAACAGTATTTGTGGATTTGTCTCTTTGCCGAAAACGTGTACAcatgaatgtccctctctagagtcagtgtttggtttgtccgttctgggctactgtagaaacatggtggctggctccgtgaagaggacccgctccctttgtAAGAGATGCTCGTtgtaaggtaacgaaaacacaatgattcttagtttcaggtgattaaaaaaaatacttattgatattatattccatttctgccaatagatccccctaaatactacacactggacctttaagtctcTGTCATCATGTCCCCCTCCCGTCCATCACTGCAGCTGTGACACTGAAAGAGACTGTCAGAGACTGTTTAATGGCCAAATGTCTAACAAAGACCGTCCAGCTAATGGTTCGTGATGATGGGAACTCAAACAAAGGACTCACCAACAAACAGCCAAACATTGTTACATAAGGCCATCACTAGCCAATACCACTCGCCCCCCTCTCAAATGTCGCAGTACTGTTTCACAGTTGATTTAAAATAGAATCTTAATTCATAGTTGTatgagaggcgactgttcgtaAACAACAAtagcggctcctgaagaggtgaGTGTAGATGTTCCAGTAGCATCAGTtttatcagaactggagagtatttcttcattgaaagaagagcaaagaacgacacTGAATGTTTAAAGTACTGCGATGTTTTTGCCTTCAGTTAGTTTTGCTCTctttagtttgattgacagatcaAAAAATACctaccaagtattttttgaaagtgccttttccaaacagtttcccaTGACGTCTTCTCAGATGGGTTCTGTAGAACCAACCATCTGACAGGGTCAGGTTAATGAAAGTCTGCATTACGTTAAGttttatgtgaaatacattAGTTATTACAACAAAGCATCCCATCCTCCCTCATTCAAATTTTGTAAAACCAAATACAATTCTTCACTCAAAGGAAGTGATGAAACTGGACCAACATAAAGTTGCACTTTTGTACTTGAGCATCTTTAAAAGTTAAACTGCATCTGTTAAaaatacttaaaggtccagtgtgttggtctgttggcagaaatggaatataatatacacaagtaTGTtttcgtgttttcgttaccttagaatgagccgtttatatctcctcctcctcttcaccgaGTCTGCTATGTTgtaccgccatgtttctacagtagcccagagcggaCAAACCACTCTAGATACACTAGCTCTAGATaactctagagagggccatttgagttttcacgttttcgcattttcacgtcggccaccgcaGTTCTCCTTGGCACACGGGAGTTGGTTGCAATGCTGCAACCTCACCTCTAGATACTGCCAAATActacatactgcacctttaatgcacTGTACGCAACAGGACACAGTTTGCTTTGAGCAAATTGTTCactttagcatgctaacatgctcataatAGCTGTTTTTTACATTCAATTGTCAAATgggaattttaagcaaacttttgaaatgttgcaaaaaataaatgtgagcgaataaactcggttacagcgtagtttggtcagaagttgctGCTATAGGCtatgcatggctgtaatccaccaGAAAATAGCGTAGAAGTAGTAGTGGTTGCgaaccagaaacaaaacaagtcgcctTGCCCATCCAACCATCtttgagagaaaaatggagaggtcttcaggaattagtTTTAATAGTTCATTCACGTCAGCTAGTATTggtcatgtttcatgctgtccgaGGACAAACACAAGCATTCACACGTTGTTGGAATATCCGGGAAGACGGCAACAGCCGAAACAGCTGaccagtcatgtgagttaaatgttcgctacgtcagaatttattcagcaaaggcgtttccatgTTACATTTAGAGCATCAACTCTTAttcgacaaaggcaaaaaccactTTAAGCAAGcgtaaacatttttttgtgcaattgAGAAAGTTTTATAGAATTTTATAACTTTACAGCAATACAGCATTTCTAATGTGACACCTCAAAATGCTTCTTAACATGCTCATTATTGTCAAATAAAGTGTTAACTTCATATTAATTCTAATTTGCTTATTGACACTAAACACAAAggacagctgaggctgatgggaatatca is part of the Sebastes umbrosus isolate fSebUmb1 chromosome 12, fSebUmb1.pri, whole genome shotgun sequence genome and encodes:
- the LOC119499472 gene encoding uncharacterized protein LOC119499472, whose translation is MSTFSTRSNMAATAAVNRPPPAHPGPNGGNLHTRANCSGPTSQQQDPRLHGTNQDPGPSSHPPHHVYGRPFLYVPAPPPPPFLHYQWPMPFSYNPFAGFPGMGYGMVMPQFPPPLPYMEAPAYIMPHPHVQPVDYRRLLHPQVHAPSAPYQNPNQAHRVRLPHTGPIRETVNCEVQTEPTRRGHGSYDEESPLVRSDSGRGSPSSSSSSSQKRSSAEVENYTLPSSNANDTQVKRTGTVKHGFNALHPTKTKTVQSCIRGTLEKQKSRKDSVGQENVPPCRNGHCNMWSVGSSGSMVPVCTSSQQEEEVVKERRISVPDILMSWGGSTPQAAMLQMAEKLAQNDHQLPSYRTEVKHDKSVNQSPTESKNGPMADCADANDAESNLSSTDSATHSKIPKLREAHEEQKANSRRENEPVGLVGIPYRDELLHSLNTSHKLPDNEQENGNETNPHEDTTDITPYQKSFNSFQMKRKMNESVWSVESLAPCIPTKEWLLHNSTFEPEVIVEMTEDVENGTPLTLIVKASKERRRTRRRCSFSDSVLMSDSWLIYNTPPEKQSLPKKPEIESDIDASEIRPKQVQSTAPSEKDPLASPTRLPQSQIVLSTPTEEDDDKNSSFEPEANRSPNQESLIVNEQQEKSACSPEQEETPLLNSAAGLTTSTAGQNRVEMEDRACGNEEVGQLRNEQLCVPMADQKMAEVSPSKGHLVDCGIQCIELQQCASCNEKIGTGPVRRQFLNIQM